In the Arachis ipaensis cultivar K30076 chromosome B10, Araip1.1, whole genome shotgun sequence genome, one interval contains:
- the LOC107620456 gene encoding uncharacterized protein LOC107620456 encodes MKYDETKDPQEHLTAFEARMNLEGAANAVRCTAFPVTLAGSAIKWFNALPNGSITSFHDISRKFMAQFTTRITKAKHPISLLGVTQKQDESTRKYLDRFNDECLTVDGLTDSVASLCLTNGLMNEDFRKHLTTKPVWTMHEIQNVTKNYINDEEVSQVVAANKRQHNNAQHGNPAPRHNPPHREIQRDHPKTTNTNRPPRIGKFSNYTPLTSPITEIYHQIADRGIISKARQLKERTGGNKTLYCDYHRGFGHRTQDCFDLKDALEQAIRDGKLPEFAKIIREPKRAERDRSPDREGRNSRSQKHPPRESMDDDPTIIVNIITGKDVSGKSKSTLKKDLKILAVKNQTSTNTADNTITFLPEDCQHGTSADDAPFVISARIGTGLVRRILVDTGVDSNILFRGAFDKLGLHNNNLQTHRNGVTGLGDNFLRPDGSITLPLTIGSGNQRKTILFEFVVLKDSTAYNVILGRKTTNDFPAVIFTKYLLMKFTTEDGSIGTIHGDREIAAECDNTSLALRKKSRDTAGIFLTDLDARQDGQPRPEPEGDMEKLQIGQTKDEYTFINRNLPVPKTKQGLVRVHTSQHARNRP; translated from the coding sequence ATGAAGTATGACGAAACCAAAGATCCTCAggaacacctaacggccttcgaggccaggatgaacttaGAAGGCGCGGCTAACGCTGTCCGATGCACAGCTTTTCCGGTAACCCTAGCCGGGTCggcaatcaaatggttcaacgccctccctaaCGGATCCATAACCAGTTTCCACGATATCTCGcgaaagttcatggcccaattTACAACCAGAATTACTAAAGCTAAACACCCCATCAGCCTACTAGGGGTCACACAGAAACAAGACGAGtccacaagaaaatacctcgaccgcttcaatGACGAATGCTTAACGGTCGATGGACTCACGGACTCCGTCGCAAGCCTCTGTCTAACCAACGGGCTCatgaacgaagattttcgcaaGCACCTTACTACCAAACCAGTATGGACAATGCACGAGATCCAGAACGTCACCAAAAATTACATCAACGATGAGGAGGTCAGCCAGGTCGTCGCGGCCAACAAGCGGCAGCATAACAACGCCCAACACGGCAACCCCGCACCCCGGCATAACCCACCACACAGAGAAATTCAAAGGGACCACCCCAAAACAACAAACACAAACCGACCACCCAGAATCGGCAAGTTCTCTAATTACACACCCCTAACATCCCCAATTACCGAAATATACCACCAAATTGCAGACCGAGGTATCATCTCAAAAGCCCGGCAACTTAAAGAAAGAACGGGCGGCAATAAAACCCTctactgcgactaccaccgaggttTCGGACACCGGACACAAGActgtttcgaccttaaagacgccctcgAACAAGCCATCAGAGACGGCAAGCTACCAGAGTtcgccaaaatcatcagagaaccaaaaCGAGCAGAAAGAGACAGGTCACCGGATAGAGAAGGACGCAACTCGAGATCGCAAAAACACCCGCCTAGGGAAAGCATGGATGACGACCCAACCATAATAGTAAACATTATCACGGGTAAAGATGTATCAGGTAAGTCAAAATCAACACTAAAAAAGGACCTCAAAATTCTGGCCGTCAAAAACCAAACCTCAACTAACACCGCCGACAACACGATAACCTTCCTACCCGAGGACTGCCAGCACGGCACCTCAGCCGATGACGCACCCTTTGTCATCTCGGCAAGAATCGGAACAGGACTGGTACGAAGAATACTGGTGGATACCGGCGTAGACTCCAATATCCTCTTCCgaggagccttcgacaaactcgggctCCACAACAACAATCTTCAAACGCACCGTAACGGCGTCACGGGACTCGGTGACAACTTCCTCAGACCAGACGGTTCCATTACCCTCCCCCTTACCATAGGGTCCGGAAACCAAAGAAAGACGATTCTATTCGAGTTCGtggtcctaaaagactccacTGCCTACAACGTCATCCTCGGAAGAAAAACAACGAACGACTTCCCCGccgtcatctttaccaaatacctccttatGAAGTTCACAACGGAAGATGGCTCCATCGGCACCATCCATGGAGACCGGGAAATCGCGGcagaatgcgacaacaccagctTAGCTTTACGGAAAAAATCTCGCGACACAGCTGGGATATTCCTAACCGACCTGGACGCCCGGCAAGACGGCCAACCTAGGCCAGAACCCGAAGGCGACATGGAAAAGCTACAAATAGGGCAAACCAAGGACGAATACACTTTCATCAACAGGAATCTCCCAGTTCCTAAGACAAAACAGGGACTTGTTCGCGTTCACACCAGCCAACATGCCCGGAATAGACCCTAA
- the LOC110268397 gene encoding uncharacterized protein LOC110268397 — protein MLDSVTGVGPGYKGPSYDKLRVHLLDDLKRECQMLVDSYRSAWREIGCTLMADGWTDQRQRTLINFLVYFKYGKRNASMLCHLFFEVIEWIGLNNIVHVVTDNATNYIVAGRLISQKYENIYWSPCATHCLNLILKDISSMAHISNLASHASKITVFVYNHSYFTGHKLRSANGRAVSAIILDSKFWDDCFTACKLVSPLIKLLRIVDANDKPSLGYVYEEMLRIEDAIKEMFK, from the exons ATGCTGGATAGTGTTACTGGTGTTGGACCTGGTTATAAGGGTCCTTCTTATGATAAATTAAGGGTTCACTTGTTGGATGATCTTAAAAGAGAATGTCAAATGCTAGTTGATAGTTATAGGAGTGCATGGAGAGAAATTGGATGTACCCTCATGGCTGATGGTTGGACAGATCAAAGACAAAGAACATTGATTAACTTCTTGGT ATACTTCAAGTATGGTAAAAGAAATGCTTCAATGTTGTGTCACTTGTTTTTTGAGGTGATTGAATGGATTGGCCTTAATAATATTGTGCATGTTGTGACTGATAATGCAACCAATTATATTGTTGCTGGTAGGCTTATCAGTCAGAAATATGAGAATATCTATTGGTCACCATGTGCTACTCATTGCCTTAATCTTATTCTGAAAGATATAAGTAGCATGGCGCATATTTCTAACCTTGCATCACATGCTTCAAAAATTACAGTATTTGTGTATAATC ATTCATACTTTACTGGTCACAAATTAAGAAGTGCTAATGGTAGAGCTGTGAGTGCTATTATTTTGGATAGTAAATTTTGGGATGATTGCTTTACTGCATGTAAACTTGTTAGCCCTTTGATTAAATTGTTGAGGATTGTTGATGCTAATGATAAACCATCTTTGGGATATGTATATGAAGAAATGCTAAGGATAGAAGATGCAATTAAAGAGATGTTTAAGTAA